The window GAAAAATTTAAACTCTTCGATATCTTTCTACCATTGCCATCCTTGAATCTTTTTCTTGCTCACGCATTATTCCCACTAGATAATAAGCCATCACTAACATACGTACATAAACATGTGCACTTTCGTCTCCAGGATAATCATATATACATGCACAATTTTCATCTAGTAGGATTGTCATCTTAGCAATTATGGACTTATGGACATGCTGTTCAAATATAAAAACTAACAAACGAATGAAACGACATATACATAACAATGATAACATTATTACAAGGAACTTCCAATCCCATGCACATTGTTCTCTAGATAACAGACAAAATTGAATAGACGACGAAACTAATGTGAGATGAGCCGTGAAGAAATGATATACTCGCTGAATGAACAATTTGATATCATTGGAGTGTTCTATTAATAATGTTTGTGTGTGTGTATATTTTGATATGATGATGTATATATATGGTGATCGAGCACTAGAAGCAATAATAATTGCATGAAATTTCAAATGGCAGTTAAGATGTCAGCGTATTATAGCGTATATATATGGATCAGTATATGGTGTAATTAATAATCAATCTGTCAAGTACTCTTAATCCAAATTTTAATTTCAGCTAAACATGCAAAATAAGATGCATATATCTTCAATTAGAATTAGTTCATAAGTTTTGATGATGGAGTGAACCAAACTAAAATAATTCGTATGTTGGGAAGTGTAAATTCTCTCTAGCTATCTATTCCTTTTCTACTATTAAACGTAATTATTGATGAAGCTGTACGCAGTACATATATCTCATGCTACATATGATGTCGACCGTTGCCATTGACAGTTTGACATAACAGAGCGCGCGCCATTCTTCCTGTCTATCTTGCATGTGTATTGTTTGAAGCCACCTAGCTAATGTTAATCTATCAAGATTAATAGGTGGCAGCAAAGATGATGTTTTAATTTGATGTTATTTGACGAACAAAAATCTTATTCAACACAAGAAAGTAGACGAGATAGATCAATAATATCTTAATTTTGACTAAATCCTCTCCACCACCCTTCTGTTAACAAGTATTTTAAGCGTTAATTAACTAGGGAAGGAAGCTCTAAGAAGCCTAAACAGAAACAAAACGAATTAGAAACAGGTGTCCAAAAATCCAAGGCCAAATCCCATTTTATAAAGCAGTTTAACCAACTCTTCCCCTCTTGTTTAATGTTGTTTAGGTTACTTATTCCAAGTCTTCTCTGCTGACACATACCTACCACAATGAGAGATGGATAGAAGTATAGAACCCTCTCAACTCGATCCGACCAAGAATAACACCCACTCCAACCACCTGTGAGAACAAACACCTTCTCTAGCTTAAATACCCACAGAAGTAATCCTTGAGGGACAATCAAACCGCAGACTCGAAAAAGCCTCAAGTAAACCGAAAGTATCGATCGACATGGTGTCTGTTTCCACAACTGCAATGGCTGAGAAGATTTCATGGTATTGTGCTTTGTTCTTGGCCCTGATGCTGGTTCTAAGCTGCTGTCAATCAAGCGAAAGCGAGTTCAATTCGAGGATGCTGCAAGTCCAAAGGAGCCGTTTGCACAAGCCCTGTGATGAAATCTACGTGGTTCGTGAAGGCGAGACACTGCACACGATTAGTGAAAAATGCGGAGATCCTTACATAGTTGAAGAGAATCCACACATTCATGACCCTGATGATGTTTTCCCTGGCTTGGTCATTAAGATTACTCCATACAAGCAAAGGTAGTATGTACAAGAGTTTCTCGTTTTTCATTTGTTCTAGTTCAGCAAGCCAGCGCGCTTATACCTTTGATTTCCGAAGAGAATTAAGTTAACTTTGATTCTCTTGATGTTATATTATACAGTCAAACGCTAGACATGTAAAAGCTGTAGAGATCTCATCATGATCAGCTTGTAGTATTGTACGTTGCTTATAGCAATCATTCCTGATTACGTTGAGATTTATTATATAAACCAGAATTTGAAAGTTTTTTCAAACAGCGACAAGCGTGGCTCGTTGATCATTCTTGTACCGATATTGTCCCAACTTAACCACTTTTAAGGTGTTGGGTTTTAATCACAAAATGCTTCGATACAATTAGGAATGATCCACCCACTTATGAGTTATATTTTTTTTGTCACTTTCCAATGTGGGATCTCTCCTCTCTAACAAGTTTAAATGAAACTATATATGCCTCTACGTGTTTTCTGATTTCAGGATCCTAGTCGAAGAAAAGAAACAAGTCTTGTGAACTTCGTGTGCGTTTAATTATAATAAAAAGATTACAACACTTGCTGATCCCTGAGACTGCACCAACTGATACCGTAACTGACATGATTTCTACTGCAGTACTGTACGTACGTAGCTACTTATTTCATACATAGCTTTACTATTGTATTTACCAATAACACTTAGCTATAGGCCTTAATTGTACCACTATTTTTTTTTTTGGGTCAAGAATTGTACCACTATATATATCCTCTAGTTTGGCGAAGAATACTACTGGAAATTAAACCATAGCCTATACATTGACACGGGTATGTTCAAAGTTCATTAGCTACTACCAACCGTCCAGATCGACTTTTAAGGAATTCGTGAAGGGGCAGTGTTCAACTGTTCACTCAAAAC of the Fragaria vesca subsp. vesca linkage group LG6, FraVesHawaii_1.0, whole genome shotgun sequence genome contains:
- the LOC101298622 gene encoding uncharacterized protein LOC101298622 yields the protein MVSVSTTAMAEKISWYCALFLALMLVLSCCQSSESEFNSRMLQVQRSRLHKPCDEIYVVREGETLHTISEKCGDPYIVEENPHIHDPDDVFPGLVIKITPYKQR